The Denitrificimonas caeni genome has a segment encoding these proteins:
- a CDS encoding MoaD/ThiS family protein → MLTVQFLARYREELDCESEQLPWQTDWQTIDDVRQFLTARDGVWTVLNDPRIMCALNQDVCSLQEPLKTGDELAFFPMVTGG, encoded by the coding sequence ATGTTAACCGTACAGTTTTTAGCCCGTTACCGTGAAGAATTGGACTGCGAATCCGAGCAGCTACCTTGGCAAACAGACTGGCAAACCATTGACGATGTGCGTCAATTTCTTACTGCCCGCGATGGCGTGTGGACGGTACTCAATGATCCGCGCATTATGTGTGCGCTAAATCAAGATGTCTGTTCATTACAAGAGCCACTTAAGACCGGCGATGAGCTGGCATTTTTCCCCATGGTTACCGGAGGCTAA
- the moaC gene encoding cyclic pyranopterin monophosphate synthase MoaC: protein MLTHLDEQGRANMVDVTDKANTQREATAEAWVRMLPSTLAMITDGEHPKGDVFAVARIAGIQAAKRTHELIPLCHPLLLTSIKVHLTAHAPDQVQITATCKLSGQTGVEMEALTAASVAALTIYDMCKAVDRAMVIERTQLLEKLGGKSGHYQLDSTPSHSC from the coding sequence ATGCTGACTCACCTTGATGAGCAGGGACGCGCCAATATGGTCGACGTTACCGATAAAGCCAACACCCAGCGCGAGGCCACCGCTGAAGCTTGGGTGCGCATGTTACCCAGCACTTTGGCGATGATTACTGATGGTGAGCACCCCAAAGGTGATGTGTTTGCCGTAGCGCGCATTGCTGGTATCCAAGCAGCAAAACGCACCCACGAGCTGATTCCCCTGTGCCACCCGCTATTATTAACCAGTATTAAAGTGCACTTAACCGCTCATGCCCCTGACCAAGTGCAGATCACTGCTACCTGTAAACTGTCTGGACAAACTGGGGTTGAGATGGAAGCCTTAACCGCGGCCAGCGTGGCGGCATTGACCATTTACGATATGTGTAAAGCAGTAGATCGCGCTATGGTGATCGAACGCACTCAATTGCTAGAAAAACTTGGCGGCAAGTCTGGTCACTACCAACTGGACAGCACGCCCAGCCACAGTTGCTAA
- a CDS encoding Fic family protein — translation MATKLPINLANLLHQRTIESERVEYKAGWNPESVIHTLSAFANDFHNLGGGYVVIGVAEDNGQPVLPPVGLAPEQIDTIQKELLNLGNSAIQPPYHPLTAVYEIEGKHILVLWAFGGETRPYKAKVSLSQKKSDWAYYVRKHTSTVKATGETERELISLAATVPFDDRYKQTATLDDLAPHLIREFLTEIGSDLAKDAANMSVEQLARRLNIVGGPPEALFPKNVGLLFFNPHPEQFFPVTQIDVVYFPEGAGGDHFEEKIFKGPLGRITRDALSYIKAQYLKEFVVKHPDRAEAERFWNYPYAAIEEAVVNAVYHRSYEIREPIEVRIYKHELMVLSFPGPDRSIKLADLRQGNAVSRRYRNRRIGEFLKELDLTEGRSTGLPKMFDKMARNGSPKPIFETDEDRTYFLVRLPVHEKVAELELASEQPTLEVTAEVTAEVTAEVTDELVALLNVFKGEMTRTELMHELSLKHAEHFRLHYLNKGLELELIEMTIPDKPRSRLQKYRLTPLGKQVLAAKEDY, via the coding sequence GTGGCGACTAAACTCCCCATCAACCTCGCCAACCTGCTTCACCAGCGCACCATCGAAAGTGAGCGTGTGGAATACAAAGCAGGTTGGAACCCTGAAAGTGTTATCCACACGCTTTCTGCCTTTGCTAATGATTTTCATAATCTCGGCGGCGGTTATGTGGTGATTGGGGTGGCAGAGGACAACGGTCAACCTGTGTTGCCACCCGTGGGTTTAGCGCCAGAACAAATCGATACCATTCAAAAAGAGTTGTTGAATTTGGGCAACTCAGCCATTCAGCCGCCTTACCATCCGCTTACCGCAGTTTACGAGATTGAGGGTAAACATATATTAGTGCTGTGGGCGTTTGGTGGCGAAACACGTCCTTATAAGGCCAAGGTCAGTTTGAGTCAGAAGAAATCCGACTGGGCTTATTATGTTCGCAAACATACCAGTACGGTGAAAGCGACAGGCGAGACAGAGCGCGAGCTGATTTCTTTGGCGGCAACCGTGCCTTTTGATGACCGTTATAAACAAACCGCAACGCTGGATGATTTAGCACCGCACCTCATTCGTGAGTTTCTCACCGAAATCGGCAGTGATTTAGCTAAAGATGCTGCGAATATGTCAGTGGAGCAGTTGGCGCGGCGTTTGAATATTGTCGGTGGGCCGCCTGAGGCGCTATTTCCTAAAAATGTAGGCTTGCTGTTCTTCAATCCGCATCCAGAGCAGTTTTTCCCCGTTACGCAAATTGATGTGGTGTACTTTCCCGAAGGTGCGGGTGGCGATCACTTTGAAGAAAAGATTTTCAAAGGCCCGCTTGGGCGCATTACTCGTGATGCCTTAAGTTATATTAAAGCGCAGTACCTAAAAGAGTTTGTGGTTAAACACCCAGATCGCGCTGAAGCGGAACGCTTTTGGAATTACCCTTACGCCGCCATTGAAGAGGCGGTGGTGAATGCGGTGTATCACCGTTCGTATGAAATTCGCGAGCCAATTGAAGTACGTATTTATAAGCATGAACTAATGGTGCTAAGTTTTCCTGGCCCCGATCGCTCAATTAAATTAGCGGATTTACGGCAAGGTAATGCGGTTAGCCGCCGTTATCGCAATCGCCGCATTGGTGAATTTTTGAAAGAGCTGGATTTAACCGAAGGCCGCTCCACAGGTCTGCCTAAAATGTTCGATAAAATGGCACGCAACGGCTCGCCTAAACCTATTTTTGAAACCGACGAAGACCGCACTTATTTTTTAGTTCGCCTACCTGTGCATGAGAAAGTGGCGGAGCTTGAGCTGGCTAGTGAACAACCTACCCTGGAAGTCACCGCGGAAGTCACCGCGGAAGTCACCGCGGAAGTCACAGATGAATTGGTAGCGCTTTTGAACGTGTTTAAAGGCGAGATGACGCGCACGGAGTTAATGCACGAATTGAGTCTAAAACATGCCGAGCACTTCAGGCTTCATTATTTGAATAAAGGGCTAGAGCTTGAGCTAATCGAAATGACAATTCCCGACAAGCCACGTAGCCGCTTACAAAAATACCGTTTAACCCCACTAGGCAAGCAGGTGCTTGCTGCTAAGGAAGATTATTAA
- the moaE gene encoding molybdopterin synthase catalytic subunit MoaE, translating into MSIRVQTAPFDPGAELNAVHAGDLSVGAVVTFTGYVRDINQDESIKELFLEHYPGMTEKALAKIRAEALQRWPLIDAHILHRVGPLSLAEPIVFVATSSMHREAAFAACEFIMDYLKTRAPFWKKEQTATGTHWVEGRDSDTDAAARWDTTDKETR; encoded by the coding sequence ATGAGTATTCGTGTGCAAACTGCGCCCTTTGATCCTGGCGCTGAGCTCAATGCCGTGCATGCTGGCGATCTGAGCGTTGGCGCAGTGGTAACCTTTACCGGTTATGTGCGCGATATCAATCAAGATGAGAGCATTAAAGAGCTGTTTCTTGAGCATTACCCCGGCATGACCGAAAAAGCCTTGGCGAAAATTCGTGCTGAAGCGCTCCAGCGATGGCCATTAATTGATGCACATATTCTGCATCGGGTGGGTCCGCTGTCATTGGCTGAACCCATTGTATTTGTTGCCACCTCCAGCATGCACCGTGAAGCGGCTTTTGCCGCGTGCGAGTTTATTATGGATTACCTGAAAACCCGCGCGCCATTTTGGAAAAAAGAACAGACCGCCACCGGCACACACTGGGTTGAAGGCCGCGATAGCGACACTGATGCTGCTGCCCGTTGGGACACCACAGATAAGGAAACCCGCTAA
- a CDS encoding helix-turn-helix domain-containing protein: MTIAKLPINLTNLLHQRTIESERVEYKAGWNPERIVHTLSAFANDFYNFGGGYVVTRLMKISVYRVVAVSQL, encoded by the coding sequence ATGACTATTGCCAAACTCCCCATCAACTTAACCAACCTACTGCACCAGCGCACTATCGAAAGCGAGCGCGTGGAGTATAAAGCAGGCTGGAACCCTGAAAGGATCGTGCACACGCTGTCTGCCTTTGCTAATGATTTTTACAATTTTGGTGGTGGTTATGTGGTGACGAGATTGATGAAAATATCTGTTTATAGGGTTGTTGCAGTTTCTCAGTTATAA
- a CDS encoding S8 family peptidase — protein sequence MADNKQEKHSHIVLQAKASAERFSRPSRQIDPKPMVDRDRTRHGSTLITQVQNLEATFTQAAEVQRHAGMDEGFGLQIEFESFPDIELAFESLSSERSGIELRNVRDDQNKVLATVFVPEGKLTFFEKLILAYLDEGKDTEKGPKNRKLLNTIAEIRAATLQSLWTDTPESMPVSDTETLWWEVWLPVKKDRQAVAAQFREMAESLGFELAAGELIFPERTVLLVYGSVGQMKRSMMTLNSIAELRRAKETADFFDSLAPSEQPEWVDELNARLIMPFEGADVPHICLLDTGINNGHPLLRQALARTDLHTVEPGWGVNDQNGHGTEMAGVALFGNLTDALVTTQLITVEHRLESVKLLPSNGANSSNAQHHGYLTVEAVSRPAVTAPNRKRLFSMAVTAKDNRDRGRPSAWSASIDRLTSDANEQGAEPKLFIISAGNIDDPNAWAAYPNGNTTDGIHDPAQAWNALTVGAMTNLVNITEPGTQNYQPIAPFGGLSPFSTTSQTWQPHWPLKPDVVFEGGNAAKDRLGAAWMPSLSVLTTNAKINERLFTTTNATSAASAAAARMAAQLMSHYPELWPETIRGLIVHSAEWTQAMKDTFLPPRAQPNKTQVANLIRHCGFGEPSIERALWSANNSLTLVCEDYLHPFMREGSAAPKYKDMNLHNLPWPLDELESLGNTEVEMRVTLSYFIEPNPSARGVTSRYRYESHGLRFEVKRPLESTQDFRARINAKAREDVIYTSSGDSDPAWVVGTSNRHKGSLHSDIWKGSAAELASRGEIAIYPSSGWWKSRPALQQYDRAVRYSLIVSIKAPEVDIDLYTPIANQLTVPITNAVVINSGD from the coding sequence ATGGCTGACAATAAACAGGAAAAACACTCGCATATTGTTTTGCAAGCAAAAGCGAGTGCCGAACGCTTTAGTAGGCCATCACGCCAAATTGATCCTAAACCTATGGTGGATCGAGATCGAACTAGACATGGTTCTACGTTAATAACTCAAGTGCAGAATCTAGAAGCAACGTTTACTCAGGCAGCTGAGGTACAGCGACATGCCGGTATGGACGAAGGCTTCGGGTTGCAAATTGAGTTTGAAAGTTTTCCAGATATTGAATTAGCTTTTGAATCGTTGTCAAGTGAGCGTTCTGGTATTGAGCTACGAAATGTTCGTGATGATCAGAATAAAGTTCTAGCTACAGTTTTTGTGCCTGAAGGTAAGTTAACTTTTTTCGAGAAGCTAATTCTTGCCTATCTAGATGAGGGCAAAGATACTGAAAAAGGCCCTAAAAATCGCAAGTTATTGAATACCATAGCCGAGATACGTGCTGCGACCTTGCAGTCATTATGGACAGATACACCAGAGTCGATGCCAGTGTCAGACACTGAAACGCTTTGGTGGGAAGTATGGCTGCCGGTTAAAAAGGATAGGCAAGCTGTTGCCGCGCAATTTCGCGAAATGGCAGAAAGTTTAGGGTTTGAGTTAGCCGCGGGAGAGTTGATATTCCCTGAGCGAACAGTGCTTCTCGTTTACGGTTCCGTTGGACAAATGAAACGCTCAATGATGACGCTCAATAGCATTGCCGAATTACGTAGGGCAAAAGAAACAGCTGACTTTTTTGATTCCCTAGCACCTAGTGAACAACCTGAGTGGGTTGATGAGTTAAATGCCCGGTTAATAATGCCTTTTGAGGGTGCAGATGTTCCCCATATCTGCCTGCTGGATACAGGTATTAATAATGGCCATCCACTGTTACGGCAAGCTTTAGCAAGAACCGATTTACATACTGTTGAGCCGGGATGGGGAGTGAATGATCAAAACGGGCACGGCACTGAAATGGCTGGTGTCGCATTGTTTGGGAATTTGACTGACGCACTAGTAACGACACAGCTAATTACTGTTGAGCATCGTTTGGAGTCAGTAAAGCTTTTACCTTCGAATGGCGCTAATAGTTCTAATGCGCAACATCATGGCTATCTCACAGTAGAAGCAGTTTCTAGACCTGCAGTTACGGCTCCAAACCGTAAGCGTCTTTTTAGTATGGCGGTTACCGCTAAAGATAATCGTGATAGAGGGCGACCTTCAGCTTGGTCGGCAAGTATTGATCGGCTAACATCTGATGCCAATGAACAAGGTGCAGAGCCAAAATTATTTATTATTTCTGCAGGTAATATTGACGATCCAAATGCTTGGGCAGCTTATCCCAACGGCAATACAACCGATGGCATCCATGATCCAGCGCAAGCTTGGAATGCATTAACAGTAGGGGCGATGACAAACCTGGTAAATATTACCGAGCCTGGTACTCAGAATTATCAACCAATTGCTCCCTTTGGTGGTTTAAGCCCTTTTAGTACAACCTCGCAAACTTGGCAGCCGCATTGGCCACTAAAACCTGATGTGGTATTTGAGGGTGGTAATGCTGCTAAGGACAGGCTTGGAGCAGCTTGGATGCCAAGCTTAAGCGTATTAACCACTAATGCAAAAATTAATGAGCGGCTGTTTACCACTACCAATGCAACCAGTGCCGCATCAGCAGCTGCGGCACGGATGGCAGCACAGTTAATGAGCCATTACCCTGAGCTTTGGCCTGAAACAATTAGAGGGTTAATAGTCCATTCGGCGGAGTGGACTCAGGCTATGAAGGACACTTTCTTGCCCCCTAGAGCGCAACCAAATAAAACTCAGGTCGCTAATTTGATACGTCATTGTGGTTTTGGAGAGCCTAGCATCGAGCGTGCCTTATGGAGTGCAAATAATTCTTTAACTTTGGTGTGTGAAGATTATTTGCATCCCTTTATGCGCGAGGGTAGTGCCGCACCAAAATACAAGGATATGAACCTGCACAATTTGCCTTGGCCGCTGGATGAGCTGGAGTCGTTAGGTAATACAGAGGTAGAGATGCGGGTAACACTGTCTTACTTTATTGAGCCTAATCCGTCAGCTCGTGGTGTAACTTCTCGGTATCGTTATGAGTCGCATGGTTTACGTTTTGAGGTAAAGCGTCCGCTCGAAAGTACACAAGATTTTAGAGCGCGAATTAATGCTAAAGCCCGAGAAGATGTGATCTATACATCTAGTGGTGATAGCGACCCTGCTTGGGTAGTTGGCACTTCAAACCGACATAAAGGCTCGCTGCATTCTGATATATGGAAAGGTAGCGCTGCGGAATTGGCGAGTAGGGGTGAGATTGCTATTTACCCATCCTCAGGATGGTGGAAAAGCAGGCCAGCACTTCAACAATATGATCGAGCTGTGCGTTACTCATTAATTGTTTCAATTAAAGCCCCTGAAGTAGATATTGATTTGTATACACCAATAGCGAATCAATTAACTGTGCCAATCACTAATGCTGTGGTCATTAATAGTGGCGACTAA
- a CDS encoding AAA family ATPase, producing the protein MASANQLKALLQSHLEGDDARFYSVAMQVAAHEAKLGHGKLAEELRDLIDQAKARRVTTQASNTVPISKPRGELANLLTVSYPKSRLADMVLHAELEQQLERIILEQRHAAEILSQGLQPRRKLLLVGPPGTGKTMTAAVLAGELGLPLFEVRLDGLITKFMGETAAKLRQVFDSTQQTRGVYFFDEFDAIGSQRGLSNDVGEVRRILNSFLQMIEQDDSHSLIIGATNHPEILDNALFRRFDDLLHYELPDEEHIASALKGRLSRMAVKNTSWKRLAKKALGLSYAELTRAADEVLKTALIERRNTVTEKDIGVALEERRRLSARLNYKDI; encoded by the coding sequence ATGGCTAGCGCAAATCAACTTAAAGCATTGCTTCAGTCACATTTGGAAGGCGACGATGCTCGCTTTTATTCTGTGGCGATGCAGGTTGCTGCCCATGAAGCAAAGCTCGGGCATGGCAAGCTTGCTGAAGAGCTGCGTGACTTAATTGATCAAGCTAAAGCGCGCCGAGTAACCACGCAAGCAAGTAATACGGTGCCTATAAGTAAGCCTCGTGGTGAATTAGCTAATTTATTAACCGTTAGCTATCCAAAATCACGTCTTGCTGACATGGTGCTGCATGCTGAGCTAGAGCAACAGCTTGAACGTATTATTCTTGAGCAGCGCCATGCTGCCGAGATTTTGTCTCAAGGTTTACAACCTCGCCGAAAACTATTGTTAGTTGGGCCGCCAGGTACTGGCAAAACTATGACGGCAGCGGTATTAGCTGGTGAGTTAGGCCTACCTCTCTTCGAAGTACGTCTCGATGGATTAATTACTAAGTTTATGGGTGAAACGGCAGCCAAGCTGCGTCAGGTTTTTGATTCGACCCAGCAAACCCGTGGGGTGTATTTTTTCGATGAGTTTGATGCTATCGGCTCGCAGCGTGGCTTGAGTAATGATGTGGGTGAAGTCAGGCGTATTTTAAATAGTTTTTTGCAAATGATTGAACAAGACGATTCGCACAGCCTAATTATTGGCGCAACCAATCACCCTGAAATTCTAGATAATGCACTTTTCCGTCGCTTTGATGACCTTTTGCACTATGAGCTGCCAGATGAAGAGCATATTGCCAGCGCATTAAAAGGCCGACTTTCGCGTATGGCGGTTAAAAATACGTCTTGGAAACGTCTTGCCAAAAAAGCGCTAGGGCTCAGTTATGCAGAGTTAACTAGAGCAGCAGATGAAGTGTTAAAAACTGCTTTGATAGAGCGCAGAAATACGGTTACAGAAAAAGATATTGGCGTAGCTTTAGAGGAAAGGCGCAGACTTTCGGCACGGTTAAACTATAAAGATATTTAA
- the glp gene encoding gephyrin-like molybdotransferase Glp, whose protein sequence is MSVCDQGALHSIEQAISALKSTLKRQTATQSLALSAAHQHILARSVYAQVDVPQWDNSAMDGYALRANDLQPPVNSLPLAGRIAAGDKPEQSLPAGQCMHILTGAPVPLGADTVVAQENCNISPKQIQFNSCKAGSNIRRRGEEIEQGQLLLEAGTRLRAQEIGLLASQGFAEVEVYTPLRIGLISSGNELCELGQPLKPGQIYDINSHSLSALFTGLGFTVTHYPKMPDDLQHNIDSLAQASREQDVLISSGGVSVGEEDHLKNAVSALGQLNLWRVAIQPGKPLAFGSVSDTPWIGLPGNPAAALITALIIARPALLHAQGASNCDHQTLHIPAAFDWEKPRARQQYLHARLALQDNGQLHVEIHPKQSSAMLSAASWADGLVEIKPQETVEKDDLVGFVGYAGLLG, encoded by the coding sequence ATGTCAGTCTGCGATCAAGGTGCTTTGCACAGTATTGAGCAAGCCATCAGTGCCTTAAAAAGCACCCTCAAACGCCAAACCGCAACGCAAAGCTTAGCGCTGTCAGCGGCGCACCAGCATATTTTAGCCCGCTCGGTGTATGCCCAAGTGGATGTACCGCAGTGGGATAACAGTGCGATGGATGGCTATGCGTTACGGGCCAATGATCTGCAGCCGCCGGTTAATAGTTTGCCTTTAGCCGGACGGATTGCCGCCGGCGATAAGCCTGAGCAAAGCCTGCCCGCAGGTCAATGCATGCATATTCTCACCGGCGCACCGGTGCCGCTGGGTGCCGACACTGTGGTGGCGCAAGAAAACTGTAATATCAGCCCTAAGCAGATTCAGTTTAATAGCTGTAAAGCGGGCAGCAATATCCGCCGTCGCGGTGAAGAAATCGAGCAAGGCCAATTACTATTGGAAGCCGGTACCCGTCTACGGGCGCAAGAAATTGGCCTGCTGGCCAGTCAAGGCTTTGCCGAGGTTGAGGTGTATACACCTTTACGGATAGGCTTAATCAGTAGCGGCAATGAACTGTGCGAACTGGGCCAGCCGCTTAAACCTGGACAAATTTACGATATCAATAGCCATAGCCTTAGCGCCCTCTTTACCGGCTTAGGTTTTACTGTCACTCATTACCCTAAAATGCCGGATGATTTACAGCACAATATCGACAGCCTTGCACAGGCCAGTCGCGAGCAAGATGTGTTGATTAGCAGCGGTGGCGTTTCCGTGGGCGAAGAAGACCACCTGAAAAACGCCGTCAGCGCACTGGGCCAACTCAATCTGTGGCGCGTCGCGATTCAGCCGGGCAAACCCTTAGCTTTTGGCAGCGTTAGCGACACCCCGTGGATTGGCCTCCCCGGCAATCCAGCGGCAGCACTGATCACCGCATTAATCATTGCTCGCCCTGCACTGCTGCATGCCCAAGGCGCAAGCAATTGCGACCACCAAACCCTGCATATTCCCGCCGCCTTTGATTGGGAAAAACCCCGTGCCCGCCAGCAATACCTGCATGCGCGCTTAGCTCTACAAGACAACGGCCAACTGCACGTAGAGATTCACCCCAAGCAAAGTTCAGCCATGCTCAGTGCTGCCAGTTGGGCGGATGGGCTAGTGGAGATTAAGCCGCAGGAGACGGTGGAGAAAGATGATTTGGTGGGATTTGTGGGGTATGCGGGGTTGTTGGGGTGA
- the mobA gene encoding molybdenum cofactor guanylyltransferase MobA → MPNYPLFSNCSIVLLAGGRGQRMGGQDKGWVTWQGHALIEHMQRVVRPLTDDLIISCNRNHERYQHLADQLVSDPNQDFTGPLIGILSALKVARHEYLMVLPCDAPRIDQALLQQLYQQAGERPALFKHQGHWQPLFSIIATAQLSALEQLWQAGERSPKHALLQLNPVAIHCAADEQRLANFNDPSVLQQPLLIEDSLC, encoded by the coding sequence ATGCCCAACTACCCCTTATTTTCCAATTGCTCCATTGTCCTGCTCGCTGGCGGGCGTGGACAACGTATGGGCGGCCAAGATAAAGGCTGGGTTACTTGGCAAGGGCACGCACTGATTGAGCATATGCAGCGCGTAGTGCGCCCGCTCACTGATGATTTGATTATCTCCTGCAACCGTAACCATGAGCGCTATCAGCACCTGGCCGATCAATTAGTCAGTGATCCGAATCAAGACTTCACCGGCCCTTTAATTGGTATCCTCAGCGCCCTTAAAGTAGCGCGCCACGAGTATCTAATGGTATTGCCCTGCGACGCGCCGCGTATTGATCAAGCCTTATTGCAGCAGCTCTATCAACAGGCCGGTGAGCGCCCTGCACTGTTTAAGCACCAAGGCCATTGGCAACCACTGTTTAGTATTATTGCAACGGCGCAACTCAGTGCTTTAGAACAGTTATGGCAAGCAGGTGAACGCAGCCCCAAACACGCTTTACTCCAGTTAAACCCTGTGGCAATTCACTGCGCCGCTGACGAGCAACGTCTGGCCAATTTCAATGACCCCAGTGTGTTGCAACAACCATTATTAATTGAGGATTCCTTATGCTGA
- a CDS encoding HsdM family class I SAM-dependent methyltransferase, with amino-acid sequence MNTASIVSRVWSFCTTLRDDGVGYGDYLEQLTYLIFLKMADEYSKPPYSRDVGIPQQYNWQALTSKKGAELEVLYVEILRELGKHKGMLGQIFTKAQNKIQDPAKLFRLIDMIDSTSWLVMGADVKGDIYEGILERNAEDTKSGAGQYFTPRSLIRAMVECIRPEPNKTIADPSAGTGGFFLAAYDFLNNPENYRLDRDQKYFLKHNTFSGNEIVANTRRLCLMNMFLHNIGEIDGESLVSPNDALIAPSPVSVDYVLANPPFGKKSSMSFTNDEGEQETEDLTYNRQDFWATTSNKQLNFVQHIRSMLKTTGKAAIVVPDNVLFEGGAGEIIRKKLLENTTLHTVLRLPTGIFYAQGVKANVLFFDNQPASPEPWTKDVWFYDYRTNIHHTLKRKAMRFEDLTDFVKCYNPKNIHARNETWHPEKNPDGRWRKYSYEELVARDKTSLDIFWLRDKSLTDLDNLPEPDDLAEEIIENLEAGLNSFREVLAGLASK; translated from the coding sequence ATGAACACTGCTTCAATCGTTTCCAGAGTCTGGAGTTTTTGCACTACCTTGCGTGACGACGGCGTGGGCTATGGCGATTATTTAGAACAGCTGACTTACCTGATCTTTTTAAAGATGGCCGATGAGTACAGCAAGCCGCCCTACAGCCGTGATGTGGGTATTCCTCAGCAATACAACTGGCAAGCGTTAACCAGCAAAAAAGGCGCAGAGCTTGAAGTGCTATACGTGGAGATTTTACGCGAACTGGGCAAGCACAAAGGCATGTTAGGGCAGATTTTCACCAAGGCACAAAATAAAATTCAGGATCCTGCCAAGCTGTTTCGCTTAATCGACATGATTGATAGTACCAGCTGGCTGGTGATGGGCGCTGACGTTAAGGGCGATATTTACGAAGGTATTTTAGAACGGAACGCAGAAGATACTAAGTCTGGAGCAGGGCAGTACTTTACTCCAAGGTCATTAATTCGTGCCATGGTCGAGTGTATTCGTCCTGAGCCGAATAAAACCATTGCAGACCCATCTGCTGGTACAGGTGGATTCTTTCTTGCCGCTTATGACTTTTTGAATAATCCTGAAAACTATCGTTTAGATAGGGATCAGAAGTATTTTCTAAAGCACAATACTTTTTCCGGTAATGAAATTGTCGCCAATACACGTCGCCTGTGTTTGATGAATATGTTTTTGCACAATATCGGCGAGATAGACGGTGAAAGCTTAGTGTCTCCCAACGATGCGCTTATTGCACCTAGTCCGGTCAGCGTCGATTATGTGTTGGCTAATCCACCGTTTGGTAAGAAAAGCTCGATGAGTTTTACTAACGATGAGGGTGAACAAGAAACCGAAGATCTTACTTATAACCGTCAAGATTTTTGGGCAACAACCTCGAACAAGCAGCTTAACTTTGTGCAGCATATTCGCAGTATGCTGAAAACCACAGGTAAGGCCGCTATTGTTGTGCCAGATAATGTTTTGTTTGAGGGTGGCGCAGGTGAAATAATTCGCAAAAAGTTGCTTGAAAATACAACCCTGCATACTGTTTTACGTTTACCCACGGGTATTTTTTATGCGCAGGGTGTTAAAGCTAACGTACTCTTTTTCGATAACCAGCCAGCAAGTCCAGAGCCTTGGACAAAGGACGTTTGGTTTTACGACTACCGGACTAATATTCATCACACGCTGAAAAGAAAAGCCATGCGCTTTGAGGACTTAACTGATTTTGTTAAGTGCTACAACCCAAAGAATATTCATGCTCGAAATGAGACGTGGCATCCAGAAAAAAATCCGGACGGACGCTGGCGTAAATACAGCTATGAAGAGCTGGTAGCCCGTGATAAAACAAGCCTTGATATTTTTTGGCTGAGAGACAAAAGCTTAACAGACTTGGATAATCTTCCTGAGCCAGATGATCTGGCAGAAGAGATCATTGAAAATCTAGAAGCCGGATTAAATAGCTTCAGAGAAGTGCTGGCAGGGTTGGCGAGTAAGTAA